A region from the Rhodospirillaceae bacterium genome encodes:
- a CDS encoding indolepyruvate ferredoxin oxidoreductase subunit alpha — MSSALKAITRERSFAREAEKLLLGQGDEFHGEAILAVTKALLQAGVSYVGGYPGAPVSHLMDVLADARDSVLEPYGIHFEQSASEAGAAAMLGASIHYPIRGAVTWKSIVGTNVASDALSNLASAGVKGGAVVVIGDDYGEGASVIQERTHATALKSSMPLIDPRYDMPTIVNMTEHAFELSEACNLPVLLSLRIRACHMTGSFTCKENRPALRKRLNAPLSANFDSSRIVLPPATYVQEKAKVEERLPAARRYIQSNRLNEVFKGQGGRQGIIMQGGTYGVVMRALSRLGHGDVFGNSDIPLLVLNIVHPLVPEEIIGFLEDKDSVLIVEEGHPAFIEEQIRSIIQQADMRCVVYGKNVIPTTGEYVTPVVRAGIATYLSSLSDTTIANKTKDFNSAIEKSVSVARENKPGKPLPPRPPSFCTGCPERPIFTAFKLIMAERGPLHISMDIGCSTFATLPPFNMGNTVLGYGLSLASSGAIAGSLDQPAIAVMGDGAFWHNGLATGAINAQWQGMDAVLIILDNGYASATGQQHLPSTGATPIGEPVQISIEKVLRGIGVQWIRHVDSYDIKGTRAAVEEALDARGKGLRVIMSGNECMLAKKRRGNALQAKALGSGLSVRNARYGVDAEICTGDHSCMRMNGCPSLTLKPATDPLKDGPTAHVDNNCAACNLCGENAHAAQLCPSFYKAKGTVNASTLQRWKAALNMKVLKLMGAS; from the coding sequence ATGAGTTCCGCCTTGAAAGCCATTACCAGGGAGCGTTCCTTTGCCCGTGAGGCAGAGAAACTGCTGCTTGGGCAAGGCGATGAATTTCACGGCGAGGCGATTTTAGCGGTCACCAAGGCGTTGCTACAAGCCGGTGTTTCTTACGTTGGCGGCTATCCGGGCGCACCTGTTTCGCACCTGATGGACGTGCTCGCCGATGCCCGCGACAGTGTGCTCGAACCCTACGGCATACATTTTGAACAGTCTGCGTCCGAAGCCGGGGCTGCGGCGATGCTTGGCGCATCAATTCATTACCCCATACGGGGCGCGGTGACATGGAAATCCATTGTCGGCACAAATGTGGCCTCCGACGCGCTTTCCAACCTTGCCTCGGCCGGGGTCAAGGGTGGGGCGGTGGTTGTCATCGGCGATGATTACGGGGAGGGGGCCAGCGTTATTCAGGAGCGCACCCACGCGACGGCGCTTAAATCATCGATGCCGCTGATTGACCCGCGCTATGACATGCCAACGATCGTCAATATGACCGAACACGCTTTCGAGTTATCTGAAGCCTGCAATCTTCCTGTTCTTTTATCCTTGCGCATTAGGGCCTGTCATATGACCGGCAGTTTTACCTGTAAGGAGAACCGCCCGGCATTGCGCAAAAGGCTGAACGCACCGCTGTCGGCAAATTTTGATTCATCCCGCATCGTCCTGCCACCTGCCACCTACGTCCAGGAAAAGGCCAAGGTCGAAGAGCGCCTGCCTGCCGCCCGGCGTTATATCCAGAGCAACCGGCTTAACGAAGTCTTCAAGGGTCAGGGCGGTCGTCAAGGCATTATTATGCAAGGCGGGACGTATGGGGTCGTCATGCGGGCCCTGTCGCGGCTTGGCCACGGCGATGTGTTCGGCAATTCTGATATTCCATTGCTGGTTCTCAACATCGTTCACCCGTTGGTGCCTGAAGAAATTATCGGCTTTCTGGAAGACAAGGACAGTGTGTTGATTGTCGAGGAAGGCCACCCGGCGTTCATCGAAGAGCAGATCCGCTCAATCATTCAACAGGCGGACATGCGCTGCGTTGTTTATGGCAAGAACGTCATTCCCACGACCGGCGAATATGTGACTCCGGTGGTTCGCGCCGGGATCGCCACATACTTAAGTTCGCTTAGCGATACAACGATTGCCAACAAAACAAAGGATTTCAACAGCGCTATTGAAAAAAGCGTTAGCGTTGCCCGTGAAAACAAACCGGGAAAGCCCCTGCCACCGCGTCCGCCCAGCTTTTGTACGGGCTGTCCGGAACGGCCAATCTTTACGGCCTTCAAACTGATCATGGCTGAGCGCGGGCCTTTGCATATTTCCATGGATATCGGCTGTTCCACTTTCGCCACCTTGCCGCCCTTTAATATGGGCAATACGGTTTTGGGTTATGGCCTTAGTCTGGCCAGCAGCGGCGCTATCGCAGGGTCGCTGGATCAGCCAGCCATTGCGGTTATGGGTGACGGGGCGTTTTGGCATAACGGGCTTGCCACCGGGGCGATCAATGCCCAGTGGCAGGGCATGGACGCGGTCCTGATTATTCTCGACAACGGCTACGCATCGGCGACCGGTCAGCAACATCTGCCGTCAACCGGGGCCACGCCCATTGGTGAACCTGTTCAGATCAGCATCGAGAAAGTGCTGCGGGGCATCGGAGTCCAGTGGATCAGGCATGTGGATTCCTATGATATCAAGGGCACCCGAGCGGCCGTGGAAGAAGCCCTGGATGCCCGCGGCAAGGGCCTTCGGGTGATCATGTCAGGCAATGAATGTATGCTCGCCAAAAAACGCCGCGGCAATGCGCTCCAGGCGAAGGCTCTTGGTTCCGGATTGTCTGTACGCAATGCCCGTTACGGTGTGGACGCGGAAATTTGCACGGGCGATCATTCCTGTATGCGCATGAACGGATGCCCGTCATTGACCCTCAAGCCCGCCACGGACCCTTTGAAAGACGGGCCGACGGCACATGTCGACAATAACTGCGCGGCCTGTAATCTGTGTGGGGAAAATGCTCACGCGGCACAATTGTGCCCGTCGTTCTACAAGGCCAAGGGCACCGTCAACGCCAGTACTTTGCAGCGCTGGAAGGCGGCATTGAACATGAAAGTGCTGAAATTGATGGGGGCGTCATGA
- a CDS encoding 4Fe-4S dicluster domain-containing protein has translation MTRWGMVADLERCVGCQTCTASCKHTNATPPSVQWRKVLDLEVGAYPDVKRVFVPVGCMHCEDPPCMHVCPSTATGQRADGIVTIDYDLCIGCAYCAVACPYQARYKVNGPTFAYGGGGQMKNEARREDPARLGVAQKCTFCSDRVDDGLAKGLTPGIDHEASPACVNSCIAGALHFGDLKDPDSNVSKLLDTHRTFRMHEELGTNPGFHYIWKRKNNDETDDEAEAPSLFSTGIGNVGGAAPWLQQHWDWRAAGNFIGGGTGSGLLAAIAFVSFYAPLSFSYVLLALAFVGAGLFLVWLETGRPWRAPLNVFFNPQTSWMSRESMVAGLLFPLALVAGWFGTEILLGVAAVVAMGFLYCQARLLKASKGIPVWRTPAIVRLIMTSGLCEGTGLLVAVGFLPPPVYAGLTTVLAVLLVLRLRSWRTYRKVLNTSAPDEALQVIKRMSTPISLLGHLLPIILIASGYIFVGAAPVVGVLAGICALVAGWWMKYMLVTKASYNQGYAINHTPERGAGGGGAGGKPGWGNA, from the coding sequence ATGACCCGTTGGGGAATGGTCGCCGATCTTGAGCGCTGTGTCGGTTGCCAGACATGCACGGCTTCGTGCAAACATACCAACGCCACACCGCCTTCCGTTCAGTGGCGCAAGGTTCTTGATCTTGAAGTTGGTGCCTATCCCGATGTGAAGCGGGTTTTTGTTCCGGTCGGCTGCATGCACTGTGAAGACCCGCCGTGTATGCATGTCTGCCCGTCAACGGCGACGGGCCAGCGCGCCGACGGCATCGTCACCATTGATTACGATCTCTGTATCGGCTGCGCCTATTGCGCCGTCGCCTGTCCCTATCAGGCCCGCTACAAGGTCAACGGACCAACCTTCGCCTATGGCGGCGGCGGGCAAATGAAAAACGAAGCCCGCCGTGAAGATCCGGCGCGTCTGGGGGTGGCCCAGAAATGCACCTTCTGTTCGGACCGGGTTGACGATGGACTTGCAAAGGGCCTGACACCCGGCATCGATCATGAAGCCAGCCCGGCCTGTGTTAATTCCTGCATCGCCGGAGCTTTGCATTTCGGCGACCTGAAAGATCCGGACAGTAACGTCTCGAAATTACTGGATACCCATAGAACGTTTCGTATGCACGAGGAGCTTGGGACAAATCCCGGCTTTCATTATATCTGGAAACGAAAGAATAATGACGAGACCGATGATGAGGCGGAAGCACCGTCGTTGTTTTCCACCGGTATCGGAAACGTCGGCGGGGCCGCACCGTGGTTGCAGCAACATTGGGACTGGCGGGCGGCTGGAAACTTTATCGGCGGCGGTACCGGTAGCGGCTTGCTGGCGGCGATTGCGTTTGTGTCGTTTTATGCGCCTCTATCGTTTTCGTATGTGCTGCTGGCCCTGGCCTTTGTCGGCGCGGGATTGTTCCTGGTCTGGCTTGAAACGGGCAGGCCATGGCGGGCCCCTCTGAATGTCTTTTTCAATCCGCAAACATCATGGATGAGCCGTGAATCCATGGTTGCTGGGTTGTTGTTCCCGCTGGCGCTTGTCGCCGGATGGTTTGGTACAGAAATACTTTTGGGCGTCGCCGCCGTGGTCGCAATGGGCTTCCTGTATTGTCAGGCCCGCCTTCTTAAAGCAAGCAAGGGGATCCCTGTCTGGCGCACCCCCGCCATCGTCAGGCTGATCATGACCAGTGGCTTGTGTGAAGGTACGGGGTTACTGGTCGCCGTCGGTTTCCTGCCGCCGCCCGTCTACGCCGGATTGACCACGGTATTGGCGGTGCTTCTGGTTCTCAGGTTGCGCAGTTGGCGCACCTACCGGAAAGTCCTGAATACCTCCGCACCCGATGAAGCGTTGCAGGTCATTAAAAGAATGAGCACACCCATAAGCTTGCTTGGTCATTTGTTGCCGATCATCCTGATTGCCAGTGGTTACATTTTTGTCGGGGCCGCACCTGTTGTCGGTGTGCTGGCCGGAATTTGTGCGTTGGTCGCCGGTTGGTGGATGAAATATATGTTGGTGACAAAAGCATCCTATAATCAGGGCTACGCCATTAATCACACGCCCGAACGAGGTGCCGGCGGCGGCGGGGCGGGTGGTAAACCTGGTTGGGGTAACGCATAG
- a CDS encoding indolepyruvate oxidoreductase subunit beta family protein produces MSAKEPLCVQIAALGGQGGGVLAEWLAEAARHAGYPGQMTSIPGVAQRTGATTYYFEMYPQADCPDKPVFCLSPDADGLDLMIAMEPLEAARALENGLITKRTTVLSATSRIYSMVEKSVAGDGALASDVLLEALEGAAKDVARLDLDSLSTKAGGPGNAAMFGAIAGSGILPMAEQDYQTAIRIKGVAVEASLEDFAAGFKRARTSKPTEATSTLLQFSAAPAGFENEINTVPAPLRDMTAHACANLLDYQNETYVRLFLSRLKPFAEATGGLAVEVARRLGSWMMYEDVIRVAQLKTRPGRLSRIRAEIGVDEAAPLTVTEFLKPGREEFASLLPSAVGKKVMKGHSSRSTSGLALRLSTTTVFGFGALKVLAGLRLWRPRTYRYQYEQKAIERWLAVVRETMKVAPELSVATAELAVLARGYGGVRARGMEKLDELFANWGDKLANDPAALKIEVDRILDQARHDPDKECGKQGKRGQENE; encoded by the coding sequence ATGAGCGCCAAAGAACCCTTATGTGTGCAGATTGCGGCGCTCGGCGGTCAGGGCGGTGGGGTGCTGGCGGAATGGCTGGCCGAAGCGGCCCGTCACGCTGGCTACCCAGGCCAAATGACATCTATTCCCGGCGTCGCCCAGCGAACTGGTGCGACCACCTATTATTTTGAAATGTATCCTCAAGCGGACTGCCCGGATAAACCGGTCTTCTGTTTGTCTCCCGATGCGGACGGTCTTGACCTGATGATCGCCATGGAACCGCTGGAAGCAGCCCGCGCCCTTGAAAATGGCCTAATTACGAAACGCACAACGGTGCTCAGCGCGACCAGTCGTATCTACAGTATGGTCGAAAAATCCGTGGCCGGGGATGGCGCACTTGCCAGCGATGTTCTTCTCGAAGCCCTTGAGGGTGCGGCCAAAGATGTGGCCCGGCTTGATCTTGACAGCCTCAGTACAAAGGCAGGTGGTCCCGGAAACGCCGCCATGTTTGGGGCCATTGCAGGATCGGGAATCCTGCCCATGGCCGAGCAGGATTATCAAACGGCGATCCGCATCAAGGGTGTCGCTGTAGAGGCAAGCCTTGAGGATTTTGCGGCAGGGTTTAAGCGTGCCCGCACGTCAAAGCCGACAGAAGCAACAAGCACCTTACTGCAATTTAGCGCGGCCCCGGCTGGATTTGAAAATGAGATCAACACAGTGCCTGCGCCCCTGCGCGATATGACCGCTCATGCCTGCGCCAACCTTCTCGATTATCAGAATGAAACTTACGTTCGTCTGTTTTTGAGCCGCTTGAAGCCGTTCGCAGAAGCAACGGGTGGCCTTGCCGTTGAGGTGGCTCGCAGGCTTGGTTCCTGGATGATGTATGAAGATGTCATCCGCGTCGCCCAACTTAAAACCCGGCCCGGAAGATTGTCCCGCATCCGCGCGGAAATCGGTGTTGATGAAGCGGCCCCGCTAACGGTGACAGAGTTTCTTAAGCCCGGGCGTGAAGAATTCGCCAGCCTGTTGCCATCTGCTGTTGGCAAAAAGGTGATGAAGGGGCATTCGTCCCGCTCAACCTCTGGTCTGGCTCTGCGTTTATCGACGACAACAGTTTTTGGTTTTGGGGCGCTTAAGGTGCTTGCCGGGTTGCGCCTATGGCGGCCGAGGACTTATCGTTATCAGTATGAACAAAAGGCCATTGAACGCTGGTTGGCGGTCGTCCGGGAAACCATGAAAGTGGCACCCGAATTGTCCGTTGCCACGGCAGAACTGGCAGTCCTTGCACGTGGCTACGGGGGTGTTCGGGCAAGGGGTATGGAAAAGTTGGATGAGCTGTTTGCCAATTGGGGCGACAAACTTGCAAACGATCCGGCGGCATTGAAAATAGAAGTAGACAGAATACTGGATCAGGCCCGTCACGATCCGGACAAAGAGTGCGGGAAACAGGGGAAAAGGGGACAAGAAAATGAGTGA
- a CDS encoding pyruvate ferredoxin oxidoreductase encodes MQDYEIRFSGSGGQGLQLSAKILAYALNLADKRIAQSQSYEPTSRGGLSRSDLVVSEGVAVYPLVTSLDYLIVLDQDALDISLPLLKEQSIVIADTRHVPEPPSGAYSVYHLPLSETALKLGNERVANIISLGALISLGDICSYAFLEEAVRAMVPSKFLTLNLEALAEGYGMAEGKDVPESAVAS; translated from the coding sequence ATGCAGGATTATGAAATTCGTTTCAGCGGTTCAGGTGGGCAGGGGTTGCAGCTTTCGGCCAAGATTCTTGCCTACGCGCTAAATCTGGCTGATAAGCGCATTGCCCAATCACAAAGTTATGAGCCGACCTCGCGTGGTGGCCTCAGCCGTTCAGATCTTGTCGTCAGCGAAGGGGTCGCCGTCTATCCGCTGGTCACATCACTGGATTATCTGATTGTGCTGGATCAGGACGCGCTCGATATTTCATTGCCGTTGCTTAAAGAGCAAAGCATCGTCATCGCCGACACACGCCACGTCCCCGAACCACCCTCCGGGGCCTATAGCGTCTATCATCTGCCCTTAAGCGAAACCGCCCTGAAACTGGGCAACGAGCGTGTTGCCAATATCATTTCATTGGGGGCATTGATCAGCCTTGGCGATATTTGCTCCTACGCCTTTTTGGAAGAAGCTGTCCGGGCCATGGTCCCCAGCAAATTCCTGACCCTTAATCTGGAGGCTCTCGCCGAAGGATACGGTATGGCTGAAGGCAAAGACGTTCCCGAATCCGCCGTCGCAAGCTAA
- a CDS encoding LysR family transcriptional regulator encodes MKDSLKAGVQSRRQISIDKERTIDFMGDALRVYATPKLVQDIEICCRDLLLEHLDAGEDSVGTRVEIDHMGATLLNMTVNISTTIKSVEGRLITFEVTAEDDIEQVAKCTHVRFVVEMSKLEQRLKAKAEKI; translated from the coding sequence ATGAAAGATTCACTCAAGGCAGGCGTGCAGAGCCGCCGTCAGATTAGCATCGATAAAGAGCGCACCATTGATTTCATGGGCGATGCGCTGCGCGTCTATGCGACGCCCAAGCTCGTTCAGGATATCGAAATCTGTTGCCGTGATCTGTTGCTCGAACATCTGGACGCGGGCGAAGACTCCGTTGGAACCCGGGTCGAGATCGATCATATGGGGGCAACCCTTCTGAACATGACGGTGAATATTTCAACAACCATCAAATCCGTTGAAGGCCGCCTGATCACTTTCGAGGTCACCGCCGAAGATGATATTGAACAGGTCGCCAAGTGTACCCATGTGCGTTTTGTTGTAGAGATGTCAAAACTGGAACAACGGCTTAAGGCAAAAGCCGAAAAGATATAG
- a CDS encoding molybdopterin-dependent oxidoreductase — protein MSKKDPQTRRDVPTYCYQCVSGPDLLSVGVEDGVATEVQPNFDSATVHPAAGKVCVKAYGLIQKTYNPHRIKTPMKRTNPKKGPDEDPGFVPVSWNEALDLVAENLNECRAKGLKDESGYPRVAASFGGGGTPTSYMGTFPAFLGAWGPIDAGFGSGQGVKCYHSEHLYGEFWHRAFTVAPDTPLCEYLLSFGSNVEASGGVCGVKRHADGRARGMKRVQLEPHLSITGACSAEWVPIRPKSDPAFLMAMIHVLLHERKWEELDLDFIKHRTSSPYLLGKFGYYMRDPETRKPLIWDANTNKPVPFDTPGADPVLEAAFLVEHGVEEGADGKEWVHENERCQTAWEKLVEHTEPYSPLWASHICDVPVKTIRRIALEYLEHAHIGETIEIEGRTLPFRPVAITLGKTVNNGWGGFDCCWARTLLACLVGALEVPGGTLGTTVRLNRPATSRQASVKPSRDGFMEYPMNPTDKENWTSRPDVRNANRTLIPLVANSPWSQALGPTHIAWMLQNQTPENWPEPTLPDVWFVYRTNPVISFWDTDSIADTVSRFPFTVCFAYTPDETNHMADILLPECTDLESLQLIRIGGTKYFEQYWDHQGFALRQPVVETQGEAKDFTWIATELAKRTGLLEAYNNAINRGAAGVRLISDVVDCSLDEGQEHSVEEIWDAVCRAASIEMSDGENQDGLDYYLEHGLKTIPYERLNWYLYPELEDQGLRFEMPYQEGLYRIGKQLANRLHESGISWWDAQLDEYEPLPVWQDLAALWERVLEENFDIDINDFPFWLVTSRSMQYAWGGNADIQMIREVASNIAGHGGVIMNTGRAAELGIAQGDLVEIASPLNTTRGRAILRQGVRPDTLVMIGQFDHWATPLAKTFDVPSMNKLTPMLLDLTDSTGSGADLVRASISVVEKAS, from the coding sequence ATGAGCAAGAAAGATCCGCAGACGCGTCGCGACGTTCCGACCTACTGTTACCAGTGCGTTTCCGGCCCCGACCTGCTGAGCGTCGGGGTTGAAGACGGAGTGGCGACTGAGGTTCAACCAAACTTTGACTCAGCCACCGTGCATCCGGCTGCCGGTAAAGTCTGCGTTAAGGCATACGGGCTTATACAAAAAACCTATAACCCTCATCGCATCAAAACCCCGATGAAGCGGACAAACCCGAAAAAAGGTCCGGATGAAGATCCGGGGTTTGTCCCGGTTTCATGGAACGAGGCGCTTGATCTTGTCGCTGAAAATCTGAACGAATGTCGGGCTAAGGGACTAAAAGATGAATCCGGATACCCCCGTGTTGCCGCCAGTTTCGGCGGTGGCGGTACACCGACATCCTACATGGGAACCTTCCCGGCTTTTCTTGGCGCCTGGGGGCCCATTGATGCAGGCTTCGGCAGTGGACAAGGGGTAAAGTGTTACCATTCCGAACATCTGTACGGCGAATTCTGGCATCGCGCCTTCACGGTTGCCCCTGATACACCGCTTTGCGAATACCTGCTTTCCTTTGGCAGCAACGTTGAAGCATCTGGCGGCGTCTGCGGGGTCAAACGTCATGCCGATGGGCGTGCCCGGGGCATGAAGCGGGTACAACTGGAACCACACCTTTCGATCACTGGGGCCTGTTCAGCCGAATGGGTGCCGATCCGCCCGAAAAGCGATCCGGCATTCCTGATGGCCATGATCCATGTCCTTCTTCATGAGCGTAAATGGGAAGAGCTTGATCTTGATTTCATCAAGCACCGAACCTCCTCGCCCTATCTGCTTGGCAAGTTTGGCTATTACATGCGCGATCCCGAAACCCGCAAACCGTTAATCTGGGACGCCAATACAAACAAGCCGGTGCCCTTTGATACGCCGGGTGCGGACCCGGTGCTGGAGGCAGCGTTTCTGGTTGAACACGGCGTTGAAGAAGGTGCTGATGGCAAGGAATGGGTCCACGAAAACGAACGCTGTCAGACGGCTTGGGAAAAACTGGTTGAGCATACCGAACCCTACAGTCCGTTATGGGCTTCTCACATTTGTGACGTGCCGGTTAAAACCATCCGCCGTATTGCCCTGGAATATCTTGAACACGCCCACATCGGCGAGACCATAGAAATTGAAGGACGCACACTGCCGTTCAGGCCAGTCGCCATTACGCTCGGCAAAACCGTCAACAACGGCTGGGGCGGGTTTGACTGTTGCTGGGCCCGCACCTTATTGGCCTGTCTGGTCGGCGCTCTTGAAGTTCCCGGGGGAACGCTGGGCACAACGGTGCGCCTGAACCGACCTGCCACTTCGCGCCAGGCCAGTGTCAAACCATCCCGCGACGGGTTTATGGAATACCCCATGAACCCGACGGACAAGGAAAACTGGACATCAAGACCCGATGTGCGCAATGCCAACCGGACCCTTATTCCGCTGGTCGCCAACTCGCCGTGGAGCCAGGCGCTGGGGCCAACCCATATCGCCTGGATGTTGCAAAACCAAACACCGGAAAATTGGCCTGAACCGACGTTGCCTGATGTCTGGTTTGTTTACCGGACCAATCCGGTGATCTCGTTCTGGGATACGGACTCCATTGCCGACACGGTATCCCGGTTCCCTTTTACGGTGTGTTTTGCCTACACACCGGATGAAACAAACCACATGGCCGACATCCTGTTGCCTGAATGCACCGACCTTGAAAGCCTTCAGCTGATCCGAATCGGCGGCACCAAGTACTTTGAACAATACTGGGATCATCAGGGTTTCGCCTTGCGCCAACCCGTCGTCGAGACGCAAGGCGAGGCCAAGGATTTCACTTGGATCGCCACGGAACTTGCCAAACGCACAGGGCTTCTGGAAGCCTATAACAATGCTATCAACCGCGGCGCTGCCGGTGTGCGGCTGATCAGCGATGTGGTCGACTGTTCGCTGGATGAGGGGCAGGAACACTCGGTCGAGGAAATCTGGGACGCGGTCTGCCGGGCGGCCAGTATTGAAATGTCTGACGGGGAAAATCAGGACGGTCTGGACTATTATCTTGAACACGGACTGAAGACGATCCCTTACGAGCGTTTGAACTGGTACCTGTACCCGGAACTGGAAGATCAGGGCTTGCGCTTTGAAATGCCCTACCAGGAAGGCCTCTACAGGATCGGCAAGCAGCTGGCCAACCGGCTTCATGAAAGTGGCATCAGTTGGTGGGACGCCCAGCTTGATGAGTACGAACCCCTGCCTGTCTGGCAGGACCTCGCCGCCCTTTGGGAGCGGGTTCTTGAAGAAAATTTTGATATCGACATTAACGATTTCCCCTTCTGGCTGGTGACCTCGCGCTCCATGCAATACGCCTGGGGCGGCAATGCCGATATTCAGATGATCCGCGAAGTCGCCTCCAACATCGCCGGTCATGGCGGGGTCATCATGAACACCGGTCGGGCCGCTGAACTGGGTATCGCTCAGGGTGATCTTGTCGAGATTGCCTCGCCCCTGAACACGACACGGGGTCGGGCCATTCTTAGGCAGGGCGTACGCCCCGATACCCTGGTCATGATCGGACAGTTTGATCACTGGGCGACACCGCTTGCCAAAACCTTCGATGTGCCGAGCATGAACAAGCTGACGCCGATGCTGCTGGATTTAACCGATTCCACAGGCTCGGGCGCTGATCTGGTGCGCGCTTCCATCAGCGTGGTGGAGAAAGCCTCATGA
- a CDS encoding phenylacetate--CoA ligase, which translates to MSETTYRTHMHNPEIETMTRDELAALQLTKLQKIVRHAYENVDHYKKSFADAGVTPDDLQSLDDFGKFPFTVKDDLRDNYPFGMFAVPREEVLRVHASSGTTGKPTVVGYTKGDVDIWSQLMARSMACAGALPDDMVHNAYGYGLFTGGLGAHYGAEALGCTVTPVSGGFTERQIVLLEDFGARVLCATPSYALNIAEMAERSGVDIKKLPLAVGIFGAEPWSEAMRHELDERLGIKAVDIYGLSEIMGPGVAAECIEARNGLHGWEDCFLFETIDPETGDVLPTGEVGELVITTLTKWAQPMLRYRTRDVTRLESAPCECGRTHSRIMRITGRNDDMLIIRGVNVYPSQVEAFLIGQPGIEPHYQLVLQREGNMDTLSVEIEASPHIEPSGYDDIGKSVEHVIKSRVGVTCRAVVLAPGEVPRSEGKAVRVRDMRPKD; encoded by the coding sequence ATGAGTGAAACAACCTACCGGACGCATATGCATAATCCCGAAATAGAGACCATGACGCGCGATGAATTGGCGGCCCTGCAGCTGACAAAGCTGCAGAAGATTGTTCGCCACGCTTATGAAAATGTCGATCATTACAAAAAAAGTTTCGCCGACGCCGGGGTCACGCCTGATGATCTTCAGTCCCTGGACGATTTCGGAAAATTCCCCTTTACCGTCAAAGACGATCTTCGTGACAACTATCCCTTCGGCATGTTCGCCGTGCCCCGCGAGGAAGTGCTGCGGGTTCACGCATCCTCAGGCACCACCGGCAAGCCGACTGTCGTGGGCTACACCAAAGGCGACGTCGATATCTGGTCGCAACTGATGGCCCGGTCCATGGCCTGCGCCGGCGCCTTGCCCGATGACATGGTTCATAACGCCTATGGATACGGGCTGTTTACGGGCGGTCTTGGCGCTCACTACGGGGCCGAAGCGCTGGGCTGTACGGTAACGCCGGTATCGGGCGGCTTTACGGAACGCCAGATTGTCTTGCTTGAAGACTTTGGCGCGCGGGTGTTGTGCGCGACCCCGTCCTACGCACTCAATATTGCTGAAATGGCGGAGCGTTCAGGCGTTGATATCAAAAAATTACCGCTCGCCGTCGGCATCTTCGGCGCCGAACCGTGGAGCGAGGCCATGCGCCATGAACTGGACGAGCGCTTGGGCATCAAGGCCGTCGATATTTACGGCCTGTCTGAAATCATGGGGCCGGGTGTGGCGGCTGAGTGTATCGAAGCGCGCAACGGCCTGCATGGATGGGAAGATTGTTTCCTCTTTGAAACCATCGACCCCGAAACCGGTGATGTGCTGCCCACGGGCGAGGTTGGTGAACTGGTTATTACGACCCTGACCAAGTGGGCACAGCCGATGCTCCGCTACCGCACCCGCGATGTGACGCGGCTGGAAAGTGCGCCGTGCGAATGCGGTCGTACCCATTCGCGCATTATGCGCATTACCGGGCGCAATGATGACATGCTGATTATTCGCGGCGTCAACGTTTATCCGTCTCAGGTCGAGGCCTTCCTGATTGGCCAACCGGGCATCGAACCCCATTATCAACTGGTCCTTCAGCGCGAAGGCAATATGGACACCCTGAGCGTTGAAATTGAGGCCAGCCCGCATATAGAACCAAGCGGCTACGATGACATTGGAAAAAGTGTCGAGCATGTCATCAAATCCCGGGTCGGGGTGACATGCAGGGCGGTCGTCCTGGCCCCGGGCGAGGTGCCACGTTCCGAAGGCAAGGCGGTGCGTGTCCGCGACATGCGGCCGAAAGATTAA